The genomic DNA GATATGACCTCGGTGACAGCGATAGCCGTCGCCAGGAAAATAGAATCATGACGTCGGTATCCGTCAAAGGTGTGGAGCGACCCCACCGGGCAGCCCCCGGTCAGCAGTCGCGCATTCACCGTGCCGACGGTTCGCCCATTCGAGTCCTGCTGGTGGACGATGAGCCGGCGCTGGCCAACCTCGTGAAGATGGCCCTGCACTACGAGGGCTGGGTGACGGAGGTCGCGCGCAACGGCCAGGAAGCTGTCAGAAGTTTCGATGAGACCGACCCAGATCTCGTGGTGCTCGACGTAATGCTGCCCGATATCGACGGCCTGGAGGTTCTGCGACGCGTCCGGGAATCCGCCAGCTACACGCCAACCCTGCTCCTCACTGCGCGCGATTCGGTAATGGACCGCACACCAGGGCTGGCGGCGGGAGCCGATGACTACATGACCAAGCCATTCAGCCTCGAAGAGCTGATGGCGAGGTTGCGCGGCCTGCTGGGCAGGTCCAGTGACGTGGCATCGCCTGAGGTCGAGACGCTACAGGTGGGTGATCTGGTGCTTGACGACGCCAGCCGTGAGGTGTTGCGCGACGGGGCGCCCGTGTCGTTGTCCGCCACCGAATTCGAGCTGCTGCGGTACTTGATGCGCAACCCGCGCCGGGCGCTCAGCCGCGCCGAGATTCTGGACCGGGTGTGGAATTACGGTTACGGCGGCCGGTCGAGCATCGTCGACCTCTACATCTCATATCTGCGGAAGAAGATCGACACCGGCCGTTTGCCGATCATCCACACCGTTCGCGGAGTCGGATACATGCTGCGGCCAGGGGAATGACGGCCTAGAACGTAAATCACCGCCGACTGCTGATGGCGCAAAGATATTACCGTGGCCATTATTTTCACTGCGCCCTCTATGAATTGGCCATTCGTTTCGTATGAATTCTCTGTGGGTGTCGTCCAGTGAAATCATGTGTTTTCGATATGAGGTGGTCGATATCACGTCTATTCAAACCTAGACTGAAGGATATTTCACCTACTGGAAAGGTGGTGTTTCCAATCATGAAAGGACCGCAATATAACCGAGTGAAAGGCGCTGTGGCGATTCTCGGAGGCGCAGCGGCGCTGGGCTTGATGGTGGCCGCTCCCGCGGTCGCCGCACCGTCGAACCCCTCCGCGCAAGAGACCATCGACAAACTTCGGGCCGAGGGCTACAACGTCATCGTGGCCAAGGTCGGCACCGGGTCGTTGGATCAGTGCAACGTCTCCACAGTGCGTCCAGGCCACGACATCAAACACAATTGGATCATCCGTGGTCCCCAGGGTCAGGTAGGCAACCTCACGCGCTACACGACGGTCTACGTCGACCTGCACTGCAAGTGATGACGCCGTCCACCGGACGGGCTGATGATGATCTTGGTGGGCGCGGACGGTATCGAACCGCCGACCGCTGGTGTGTAAAACCAGAGCTCTACCACTGAGCTACGCGCCCCGTCGCAGGCACGGTACACGCCGCAAGGGCGTGACCGGAAATTCAAGCCTGCAATGCCGACAATGCCTCCCGCCACACCGCCTGATCTCGCGCCTGGCCCGGGTCCATCATCTCGGCGAAGCGGATCTGACCGGCCTTGTCGACCACGAAGGTGCCGCGGTTGGGGTAGCCGGCGTCGGAGTTGAACACGCCGTAGGCCTGGGTGACGGCGCCGTGCGGCCAGAAATCCGACAGCACCGGGAACGTGAATCCACTTTCGATGGACCAGATCTTGTGCGTCGGGGGCGGCCCGACCGAGATGGCCAGGGTCGCGGTGTGCTCGTTCTCGTACAGCGGCAGCTTGTCGCGGATCTCGCCGAGTTCGCCTTCGCATACGCCGGTGAACGCCAACGGAAAGAACACCAGCAGCACGTCCTTGGCACCGCGGTACCCGCTGAGGGTGATCGGCCTGCCGTTCTGGTCCCGAAGCGTGAAATCCGGCGCCGGGGTACCGACAGCGAGCACTAACCCCTCTTTCCCGCGGCCTTCGATTTCGGCTGCACCAACCGGCTCGCCGTCCAGTCCCCCAATTTGGCCGACGAGGTCTGCATCAACCCTGCCGTCGGCGCCGATTCGGCGATCTCCGCGGGCTGAACGTGCCCGGGTTTACCGGTCTTGGGAGTCACCACCCAGATCACGCCGTCCTCGGCGAGTGGGGTGATGGCATCCATCAGCCGGTCGACGAGATCCCCGTCGTCGTCCCTCCACCAGAGCAATACGACATCGACTACTTCGTCCGAATCCTCATCAACCAGCTCAGATCCGCACGCTTCTTCGACGTCGGCCCGGATGTCGTCGTCGCTATCCTCGTCCCAACCCAGTTCCTGGACTATCTGATCCTTCTGGATGCCCAGTATGTGGGCGTAGTTCGGGCCTGAGTCCGTCCCCGCCGCGACCACCTTCGGTCCTCCTTAACGTTTCTTCGAGCCTCTTTCAAGACTTTTTCCATCACTCGTTCATCCGCGTGCGCGATGCGTGTTGCGACCTATCGTCGCACGGCGAGGCATCAGCGCGGGTGTCCGGCGGGCCAGTTTGTCCGCTCACCTGTCAGTAAGCCTTGTCGCATCTGGTCAGTGCGTTCTCTCGGGCGGTGTTCGAGCGCTGCGATGCCGAGTTGAACTGGTCCGGGCCGACATGGCCGGAAATGGCGCTGACGAGGACTCTCGCCGAGTCGACCCACTCGGTCAGGGCGGCGTGCAGGTCCGGGGACAGCGCGTCGGACAGGCCGGAACTGACCAGGTCGGCGCTCCGGTTGAGCCCGTCGATCGCGGGGCCGGCCTTGGCCGCGGTGTCGCCACCGTTGTTGACCGCCTCGACGTAGCCGTTGACTGCGTTGACCGCGTCGACGGCAGAGGTGCTGAGGTCCTCGCACACGGTGTGCACGGCACGCGTGGTCAATGAGGCCTGGCGCTCGGATTCTCGGGTCACCGAGCTCGCCGAGGACTCTTCGATGGACGCCTTCACCGACGCCCGGTAATCGGGGGCCGCGGCGGAATCGACCTGTGCGGTACCGCCGGTAACGGACGTACAACCCACCACGACCATCGCGATCACTGCGGCGCCACCGAGTGCGCACGCGACGATCCTCGCCTTTGCCCCAAACCGCCCATCAACCGGCACGATCTGCAGACGTTACCGGTTCACAAAGCAACCGATGGGTAACTTGCGCACCGCCACCCCCAGCGGCACGAAGGCGGCAAGATGGGGGGACGATAGAAGGTGCCACAAGCACTGTCAGTTGTTACCGCCTAACAAGGAGCGGAAGTTGACCACCGAGTTCGTGCGCCAGGACCTGGCCCAAAACTCCTCTACCCCAGCCGAACCCGACCGGGTACGGGTCATCCGGGAGGGGGTTGCCTCCTACCTTCCGGATATCGATACCGACGAGACCGCGGAATGGTTGGAGTCGTTCGACGAGTTGCTGGAGCGATCGGGGCCGGCGCGTGCCCGGTATCTGATGCTTCGCCTGCTGGAGCGCTCCCGCGAGAAGCGCGTCGCCATCCCGGCACTGACGTCGACCGACTACGTCAACACCATCCCAACCGAACTGGAGCCCTGGTTCCCCGGCGACGAGGACGTCGAACGACGCTACCGCGCCTGGATCCGTTGGAACGCGGCCATCATGGTGCACCGCGCCCAGCGGCCGGGAGTCGGTGTGGGCGGCCATATTTCGACGTACGCGTCGTCGGCGTCGCTGTACGAGATCGGGTTCAACCACTTCTTCCGCGGCAAATCGCACCCGGGCGGCGGCGACCAGGTCTTCATTCAGGGGCACGCCTCCCCCGGCATCTACGCGCGCGCCTTCCTGGAAGGCAGGCTGACGACCGACCAACTGGATGGTTTCCGCCAGGAACACAGCCATCCCGGCGGCGGCCTGCCGTCCTACCCGCACCCGCGCCTGATGCCGGATTTCTGGGAATTCCCGACGGTGTCGATGGGCCTGGGCCCGATGAACGCGATCTACCAGGCCCGGTTCAACCACTACCTGCATGATCGCGGCATCAAGGACACCTCCGATCAGCACGTGTGGGCATTCCTCGGCGACGGCGAGATGGATGAGCCGGAGAGCCGCGGCCTGATCCAGGTGGCCGCCAACGAGGCACTGGACAACCTGACCTTCGTGGTGAACTGCAACCTGCAGCGCCTGGATGGCCCGGTCCGCGGCAACGGCAAGATCATCCAGGAACTGGAGTCGTTCTTCCGCGGCGCCGGCTGGAACGTCATCAAGGTGGTGTGGGGCCGCGAGTGGGATGCGCTGCTGCACGCCGACCGCGACGGCGCGCTGGTCAACCTGATGAACACCACGCCCGACGGCGACTACCAGACCTACAAGGCCAACGACGGCGCCTACGTGCGCGACCACTTCTTCGGCCGCGACCCGCGCACCAAGGCCCTGGTCGAGCCGATGACCGACCAGGAGATCTGGAACCTCAAGCGCGGCGGTCACGACTACCGCAAGGTGTATGCCGCATACCGTGCCGCGATGGAGCACAAGGGCCAGCCGACGATCATCCTGGCCAAGACCATCAAGGGCTACACACTGGGCAGCCACTTCGAGGGCCGCAATGCCACGCACCAGATGAAAAAGCTTGCGCTGCAAGATCTCAAGGATTTCCGTGACGTCACGCGGGTACCGATCACCGATGAACAGCTCGAGCAGGACCCGTATCTGCCGCCGTACTACCACCCGGGGCCGGAAACCCCCGAGATCCGGTATCTGCTGGACCGGCGCCGCGCCCTGGGCGGGTTCGTGCCCGCCCGTCGGAACAAGTCCACGCCGCTGGCGCTTCCCGCGGCAGACGCCTACTCGGCACTGAAGAAGGGGTCCGGCAACCAGTCCGTGGCCACCACCATGGCGACGGTGCGTACATTCAAGGAACTGTTGCGGGACAAGAACATCGGTCCTCGCCTGGTGCCGATCATCCCCGACGAGGCCCGTACCTTCGGCATGGACTCGTGGTTCCCGAGCCTGAAGATCTACAACCGCAACGGGCAGCTGTACACGTCGGTGGATTCGGCATTGATGTTGGCCTACAAGGAATCCGAGATCGGCCAGATCCTGCACGAGGGTATCAACGAGGCCGGGTCCACCGCGTCGTTCACCGCGGTCGGCACGTCGTACTCCACCCACAACGAGCCGATGATCCCGATCTACATCTTCTATTCGATGTTCGGTTTCCAGCGCACCGGCGACGGCCTGTGGGCGGCGGCCGATCAGATGGCCAAGGGCTTCGTGCTCGGGGCGACGGCCGGGCGCACCACGCTGACCGGCGAGGGTCTGCAGCACGCCGACGGCCATTCGCTGCTGCTGGCGTCGACCAACCCCGCCGCGGTGACCTATGACCCGGCGTTCGCCTACGAGGTCGCCCACATCATCGAGAGCGGCCTGCAGCGGATGTACGGCGAGCACGCCGAGAACGTGTTCTTCTACATCACCATCTACAACGAGCCCTACGTACAGCCCGCAGAGCCGGCCAACCTGGACACCGAGGCCCTGCTGCGCGGCATGTACCGCTACCGCAAAGCTCCCGAACAACGCACGAACACCGCCCAGATCCTGGCATCGGGTGTGTCGATGCCCGAGGCACTCCGCGCGGCGGACATGCTGGCGGCAGAGTGGGATGTGGCGGCCGACGTG from Mycobacterium sp. DL440 includes the following:
- a CDS encoding response regulator transcription factor encodes the protein MTSVSVKGVERPHRAAPGQQSRIHRADGSPIRVLLVDDEPALANLVKMALHYEGWVTEVARNGQEAVRSFDETDPDLVVLDVMLPDIDGLEVLRRVRESASYTPTLLLTARDSVMDRTPGLAAGADDYMTKPFSLEELMARLRGLLGRSSDVASPEVETLQVGDLVLDDASREVLRDGAPVSLSATEFELLRYLMRNPRRALSRAEILDRVWNYGYGGRSSIVDLYISYLRKKIDTGRLPIIHTVRGVGYMLRPGE
- a CDS encoding peroxiredoxin; translated protein: MLAVGTPAPDFTLRDQNGRPITLSGYRGAKDVLLVFFPLAFTGVCEGELGEIRDKLPLYENEHTATLAISVGPPPTHKIWSIESGFTFPVLSDFWPHGAVTQAYGVFNSDAGYPNRGTFVVDKAGQIRFAEMMDPGQARDQAVWREALSALQA
- a CDS encoding DUF3052 domain-containing protein — its product is MVAAGTDSGPNYAHILGIQKDQIVQELGWDEDSDDDIRADVEEACGSELVDEDSDEVVDVVLLWWRDDDGDLVDRLMDAITPLAEDGVIWVVTPKTGKPGHVQPAEIAESAPTAGLMQTSSAKLGDWTASRLVQPKSKAAGKRG
- the aceE gene encoding pyruvate dehydrogenase (acetyl-transferring), homodimeric type gives rise to the protein MTTEFVRQDLAQNSSTPAEPDRVRVIREGVASYLPDIDTDETAEWLESFDELLERSGPARARYLMLRLLERSREKRVAIPALTSTDYVNTIPTELEPWFPGDEDVERRYRAWIRWNAAIMVHRAQRPGVGVGGHISTYASSASLYEIGFNHFFRGKSHPGGGDQVFIQGHASPGIYARAFLEGRLTTDQLDGFRQEHSHPGGGLPSYPHPRLMPDFWEFPTVSMGLGPMNAIYQARFNHYLHDRGIKDTSDQHVWAFLGDGEMDEPESRGLIQVAANEALDNLTFVVNCNLQRLDGPVRGNGKIIQELESFFRGAGWNVIKVVWGREWDALLHADRDGALVNLMNTTPDGDYQTYKANDGAYVRDHFFGRDPRTKALVEPMTDQEIWNLKRGGHDYRKVYAAYRAAMEHKGQPTIILAKTIKGYTLGSHFEGRNATHQMKKLALQDLKDFRDVTRVPITDEQLEQDPYLPPYYHPGPETPEIRYLLDRRRALGGFVPARRNKSTPLALPAADAYSALKKGSGNQSVATTMATVRTFKELLRDKNIGPRLVPIIPDEARTFGMDSWFPSLKIYNRNGQLYTSVDSALMLAYKESEIGQILHEGINEAGSTASFTAVGTSYSTHNEPMIPIYIFYSMFGFQRTGDGLWAAADQMAKGFVLGATAGRTTLTGEGLQHADGHSLLLASTNPAAVTYDPAFAYEVAHIIESGLQRMYGEHAENVFFYITIYNEPYVQPAEPANLDTEALLRGMYRYRKAPEQRTNTAQILASGVSMPEALRAADMLAAEWDVAADVWSVTSWGELNREGVEIERHRLRHPDQPARTPHVTSALADAAGPVVAVSDWMRGVPEQIRPWVPGTYITLGTDGFGFSDTRPAARRFFNTDAESVVVAALEGLARDGEIDPSVPIAAAKQYKIDDVFAAAVSFVDTGSA